The Acinetobacter pittii genome contains a region encoding:
- the pgaA gene encoding poly-beta-1,6 N-acetyl-D-glucosamine export porin PgaA yields the protein MLKKCVFSLVYILPLNLYAAQVDELREQAIHTYKSGQTQQAILQLEQLLNKYPHDQKLLADYLVVMSSEKRDLLTFSQHLANVNYVTFPEYGQLPLIRNFRDFKHFKDAIEWSNKFNIQKTSDGQILLAVLYAEAKDPVNAKVHLSGIKSKNLTADQFVQIAYAYRLINSPVDALAAIEQAYQKQPKSFAVLQEYTYDLAAVGAYKKAQQLLLASDKNAQTESLQHWLQVSEFSQRVNNAITRYKYLNREGMSDSEGFAELDAVLKQGEQIQPLIQPSDPNYLRFHYDYLYALDFRGRSRTVLDEFTKLNVPLEKLPAYVRHAIADSYLAERQPKQAELAFKTLLTEKNYSDMTVYTGLYYSYIEQEKYKQAEQLLSEVDRLIPTYKYSQAKGVDKSSHPDRDDYIALQGMHLAYANHLGQSEKHFQKQVDLAPANEGLINNLARVERWRDKPLQAKQTIARLNGLTPVAKDTRINQMQNAQALGDIPEWRKSTESLLQYYPEDSGVIKSRKELDDRDRATISHSTTWGQSKAENSDSVSGQNGLKDREMETRINSPWIKDNYRLFAWHQDRYGEYRFGDVHDQRYGVGAEWQANRKALSAILSQSTDGGQAGVRLDWSQWLNDHWQYQLQYDSQANIPLQAIDAGEDGQAYRAALTWQKDESRQIGASYGLTDISDGNKQQEFSTFWRERLFDAPHHITYGTVRGFYGSNSQDQTAYFSPSNHYSAELNLSHDWVTWREYERSFKQHFEAGVGLYKQADYSARPTYSLQYQHQWQLSRTWQLNYGIGWQYHPYDGHDEQHTYGIFGFEGRF from the coding sequence ATGCTAAAAAAATGTGTTTTTTCATTGGTATATATCTTGCCTCTTAATTTATATGCTGCTCAAGTAGATGAATTGCGAGAGCAAGCTATTCACACTTACAAATCTGGGCAAACTCAACAAGCAATATTGCAATTAGAGCAATTGCTAAATAAGTACCCGCATGACCAAAAATTACTAGCTGATTATTTAGTTGTCATGTCAAGTGAAAAAAGAGATTTATTAACCTTTTCTCAGCATTTAGCAAATGTTAATTATGTGACTTTTCCAGAATATGGGCAACTACCGTTAATACGTAATTTTCGTGATTTTAAACACTTTAAAGATGCAATTGAGTGGTCGAATAAATTTAATATTCAAAAGACATCTGATGGGCAGATTTTATTAGCGGTTCTATATGCTGAGGCTAAAGACCCTGTAAATGCTAAGGTGCATTTATCTGGTATTAAGAGTAAAAATCTTACAGCTGATCAATTTGTTCAAATTGCTTATGCGTATCGACTCATCAATTCACCTGTAGATGCTTTAGCTGCAATCGAGCAAGCTTATCAAAAGCAACCAAAGTCTTTTGCAGTTTTGCAAGAATATACTTACGACTTAGCCGCTGTAGGCGCTTATAAAAAAGCTCAGCAGTTATTGCTTGCCAGCGATAAAAATGCGCAAACAGAATCGTTACAACATTGGTTACAGGTCAGCGAGTTTTCTCAACGTGTAAATAACGCAATTACTCGCTATAAATATTTGAATCGGGAAGGCATGTCGGATAGTGAAGGCTTTGCCGAGCTTGATGCTGTGTTGAAACAAGGTGAGCAAATACAGCCTTTGATTCAACCGTCAGACCCTAATTATTTAAGATTTCATTATGACTATTTGTATGCTTTGGACTTTCGTGGGCGTAGCCGTACTGTATTAGATGAATTTACTAAATTAAATGTACCGTTAGAAAAGCTACCGGCTTATGTTCGTCATGCGATCGCTGATAGTTATTTAGCTGAAAGACAACCGAAGCAGGCTGAACTCGCTTTTAAAACCTTACTTACCGAAAAAAACTACTCAGATATGACGGTATATACAGGGCTTTATTATTCTTATATTGAACAAGAAAAATATAAACAAGCTGAACAACTTTTAAGTGAGGTTGATCGTTTAATCCCTACGTATAAATATAGCCAAGCCAAAGGAGTAGATAAATCAAGCCATCCTGATCGTGATGATTATATCGCTTTACAAGGCATGCATTTAGCTTATGCAAATCATTTGGGTCAATCAGAAAAGCATTTTCAGAAACAAGTAGATCTTGCACCTGCTAATGAAGGTTTAATTAACAACCTTGCTCGTGTTGAGCGCTGGAGAGATAAACCGTTACAGGCAAAGCAAACAATTGCTCGTTTAAATGGTTTAACACCCGTTGCGAAAGATACGCGTATTAACCAAATGCAAAATGCTCAGGCTTTAGGGGATATTCCTGAGTGGCGCAAAAGTACAGAAAGTCTTTTGCAATATTATCCTGAAGATAGCGGTGTAATTAAAAGTCGAAAAGAGTTGGATGATCGTGATAGAGCAACCATCTCGCACTCAACGACTTGGGGCCAGAGTAAAGCAGAAAATAGCGATTCTGTGAGTGGGCAAAATGGCTTAAAAGACCGAGAAATGGAAACTCGTATTAATAGCCCTTGGATTAAAGATAATTATCGTCTATTTGCTTGGCATCAAGATCGTTACGGTGAATACCGTTTTGGTGATGTGCATGACCAACGTTACGGTGTTGGTGCTGAGTGGCAAGCAAACCGTAAGGCATTGTCGGCAATTTTGTCGCAAAGTACAGATGGTGGCCAAGCAGGTGTTCGTCTTGATTGGTCGCAATGGTTAAACGACCACTGGCAATATCAATTGCAATATGACAGTCAGGCTAATATTCCATTACAAGCAATTGATGCTGGTGAGGATGGACAAGCTTACCGTGCTGCTTTGACATGGCAAAAAGATGAGTCACGCCAAATTGGAGCGAGCTATGGCTTAACCGATATAAGTGACGGTAATAAACAACAAGAATTTTCTACTTTTTGGCGTGAGCGATTATTTGATGCGCCTCACCATATTACTTACGGAACCGTTCGTGGATTTTATGGCAGCAATAGTCAGGATCAGACCGCTTACTTTAGCCCAAGCAATCATTACAGTGCCGAGTTGAATTTAAGCCATGACTGGGTCACTTGGCGAGAGTACGAACGCTCATTTAAACAGCATTTTGAAGCTGGAGTAGGGCTTTATAAACAAGCAGATTACTCAGCCCGACCAACATACTCTTTGCAATATCAACATCAATGGCAGCTCTCACGGACTTGGCAACTTAATTATGGAATTGGTTGGCAATACCATCCATATGATGGTCATGATGAACAACATACCTACGGTATTTTCGGATTTGAAGGGCGTTTTTAA